In the genome of Myxococcus stipitatus, one region contains:
- a CDS encoding SNF2-related protein, whose amino-acid sequence MQSTADIRDALPPQDTQWLRALKAEVQPTIFKKGREVAESRRVFGLQREGDRIRAQVAGTTGERYEVALMVGDGRATSSCTCQSWNAYGPHCEHVVAAALIYAARFRPPPRPQPVAPPPPAAEPVESAASNEVVDGEVPVEPDVPVGDAVSLPALAKVESWLGLSAQPDYEFFYRLTAASTNAGTRQWVMDVRRQDAQTKGPIHVKRTLQTGGRISPADERVFMGLSRHEHRYDSRIVLSDEELSEVMDLLRQRRVIYRGTALINTEVPVRPQIRLESRPDGATARIELLFPDGASYSLKDVILLSGRRTWVIQGQNLHPVEPDFPPRLLRKWLLEPSMSFPTGQLDRVLTFFAAHLPRFRMSLKADDIEVDEAVEPHFVLTLEGNPERVKVQLAARYGQTTAPVSPTATHLGYASGVGGDSRKLYRRREDLERSAGKMLLDLGLRFEPQSHVFDATGDVALEFWARGLASLPAEWERFGVQAPKVRLRPKLKPRIRVGMSGVQWFDLDAEFITDDQAVDLGAVRMWLDSGRRFVPLKDGTFAEADPVELKRVADLLEEAGAMPGRSRTRLPLHQAVALDLLADLGEFTEVEAKARQAMMELRESAGVPKVGVPDGLQATLRHYQEAGLSWLWFLRRHGLSGILADDMGLGKTVQSLSLLQKMANDEGRKPSLVVAPTSVLANWEREAERFTPGLRAMVWHGQDRKERAEDLKGMDLVLTSYALVRRDLDQLSQVGFRFVILDEAQNIKNADSATAQACKSLPSETRLALTGTPLENRLSELWSIFDFLMPGFLGSADSFGDRYEQPIQVANDASARDRLRRRIQPFILRRLKTEVAKDLPPKTESVAWCEMEPGQAALYREVMEESRRKVNESIEKVGFKRSRVSILAALMRLRQVCCDPRLLKLPPGTLLPPSAKVERFMELVQDLVAEGHRALVFSQFTEMLELLKQEADKKGLRYLYLDGRTKDRMGKVDEYNRPDGPPLFFISLKAGGTGLNLTAADYVIHFDPWWNPAVEDQATDRTHRIGQTRAVISYKLITRGTVEEKILSLQRRKRDLAAGVLGGDGDEGARTLTEQDIQELFTDTSS is encoded by the coding sequence GTGCAATCCACCGCCGACATCCGAGACGCCCTCCCTCCTCAGGACACCCAGTGGCTCAGGGCCCTGAAGGCTGAAGTCCAACCCACCATCTTCAAGAAGGGCCGGGAGGTGGCGGAGTCCCGCCGCGTCTTCGGGCTCCAACGTGAAGGGGACCGCATCCGCGCTCAGGTCGCGGGCACCACCGGTGAGCGCTATGAAGTCGCGCTCATGGTGGGCGACGGTCGCGCCACGTCCTCCTGTACGTGCCAGTCGTGGAACGCGTATGGCCCCCACTGCGAACATGTGGTGGCCGCCGCGCTCATCTACGCGGCGCGGTTCCGTCCGCCGCCCCGTCCGCAGCCCGTCGCCCCGCCTCCTCCCGCCGCCGAGCCCGTCGAGTCCGCCGCCAGCAACGAGGTGGTGGATGGCGAGGTCCCCGTGGAGCCCGACGTTCCCGTGGGGGACGCCGTCAGCCTGCCCGCGCTCGCCAAGGTGGAGAGCTGGCTGGGGCTCTCCGCGCAGCCGGACTACGAGTTCTTCTACCGGCTCACGGCCGCGAGCACGAACGCGGGCACGCGTCAGTGGGTCATGGACGTGCGCCGGCAGGATGCGCAGACCAAGGGCCCCATCCATGTGAAGCGCACGCTGCAGACGGGGGGGCGCATCTCCCCGGCCGACGAGCGCGTCTTCATGGGGCTGTCCCGTCACGAGCACCGCTATGACTCGCGCATCGTCCTGTCGGACGAGGAGCTGAGCGAGGTGATGGACCTGCTGCGCCAGCGGCGGGTCATCTACCGAGGCACGGCGCTCATCAACACGGAGGTGCCCGTGCGTCCGCAGATTCGGCTGGAGTCCCGGCCGGACGGCGCGACGGCGCGCATCGAGCTGCTGTTCCCGGACGGCGCCAGCTACTCGCTCAAGGACGTCATCCTGCTGTCGGGTCGTCGCACCTGGGTCATCCAGGGGCAGAACCTCCACCCGGTGGAGCCCGACTTCCCGCCCCGGCTGCTGCGCAAGTGGCTGCTGGAGCCGAGCATGTCCTTCCCCACCGGACAGCTGGACCGGGTGCTGACGTTCTTCGCGGCGCACCTGCCCCGCTTCCGCATGTCGCTGAAGGCGGACGATATCGAGGTCGACGAGGCGGTGGAGCCTCACTTCGTGCTGACGCTCGAGGGCAACCCGGAGCGCGTGAAGGTGCAGCTCGCCGCGCGCTACGGACAGACGACGGCGCCGGTGTCCCCCACGGCCACGCACCTGGGCTATGCCAGCGGCGTGGGCGGGGACAGCCGCAAGCTGTACCGCCGTCGCGAGGACCTGGAGCGCTCGGCCGGGAAGATGCTCCTGGACCTGGGGCTGCGCTTCGAGCCCCAGTCGCACGTGTTCGACGCGACGGGCGACGTGGCGCTGGAGTTCTGGGCGCGCGGCCTGGCGTCGCTGCCCGCGGAGTGGGAGCGCTTCGGGGTGCAGGCGCCCAAGGTGCGGCTGCGTCCCAAGCTCAAGCCGCGCATCCGCGTGGGCATGAGCGGCGTGCAGTGGTTCGACCTGGACGCGGAGTTCATCACCGACGACCAGGCCGTCGACCTGGGCGCGGTGCGCATGTGGCTGGACTCCGGCCGCCGCTTCGTCCCGCTGAAGGACGGCACCTTCGCGGAGGCGGACCCCGTCGAGCTGAAGCGCGTGGCGGACCTGCTGGAGGAGGCCGGCGCGATGCCGGGCCGCTCGCGCACGCGGCTGCCGCTGCATCAGGCGGTGGCGCTGGACCTGCTCGCGGACCTGGGTGAGTTCACCGAGGTGGAGGCGAAGGCGCGCCAGGCGATGATGGAGCTGCGCGAGTCGGCGGGAGTGCCCAAGGTGGGCGTGCCCGACGGCCTGCAGGCCACGCTGCGCCACTACCAGGAGGCGGGCCTGTCCTGGCTCTGGTTCCTGCGCCGCCACGGCCTGTCCGGCATCCTCGCGGACGACATGGGTCTGGGAAAGACGGTGCAGTCGCTCAGCCTCTTGCAGAAGATGGCCAATGACGAGGGGCGCAAGCCGTCGCTCGTCGTCGCGCCCACCAGCGTGCTCGCCAACTGGGAGCGCGAGGCGGAGCGTTTCACGCCGGGCCTGCGCGCCATGGTGTGGCACGGCCAGGACCGCAAGGAGCGCGCCGAGGACCTCAAGGGCATGGACCTGGTGCTCACGTCCTACGCGCTGGTGCGCCGGGACCTGGACCAGCTCTCCCAGGTGGGCTTCCGCTTCGTGATTCTGGACGAGGCGCAGAACATCAAGAACGCGGACAGCGCCACGGCGCAGGCGTGCAAGTCGCTGCCCAGCGAGACGCGCCTGGCGCTGACGGGTACGCCGCTGGAGAACCGGCTGTCGGAGCTGTGGAGCATCTTCGACTTCCTGATGCCGGGCTTCCTCGGCAGCGCGGACAGCTTCGGGGACCGCTACGAGCAGCCCATCCAGGTGGCCAACGACGCCTCCGCCCGAGACAGGCTGCGCCGCCGCATCCAGCCGTTCATCCTGCGTCGCTTGAAGACGGAGGTGGCCAAGGACCTGCCGCCGAAGACGGAGAGCGTGGCCTGGTGCGAGATGGAGCCCGGCCAGGCCGCCCTCTACCGGGAGGTCATGGAGGAGAGCCGCCGCAAGGTGAACGAGAGCATCGAGAAGGTGGGCTTCAAGCGAAGCCGCGTCTCCATCCTCGCCGCGCTCATGCGGCTGCGGCAGGTGTGTTGTGATCCACGCCTGCTCAAGCTGCCGCCCGGAACGCTCCTGCCGCCCAGCGCCAAGGTGGAGCGCTTCATGGAGCTGGTGCAGGACCTGGTGGCGGAGGGCCACCGCGCCCTCGTCTTCAGCCAGTTCACGGAGATGCTGGAGCTGCTCAAGCAGGAGGCCGACAAGAAGGGCCTGCGCTACCTCTACCTGGACGGTCGCACCAAGGACCGCATGGGCAAGGTGGACGAGTACAACCGCCCGGACGGGCCGCCCCTGTTCTTCATCTCGCTGAAGGCGGGCGGCACCGGTCTCAACCTCACGGCGGCCGACTACGTCATCCACTTCGACCCGTGGTGGAACCCCGCCGTGGAGGACCAGGCCACGGACCGTACCCACCGCATCGGCCAGACGCGCGCGGTCATCAGCTACAAGCTCATCACCCGCGGCACGGTGGAGGAGAAGATTCTCTCCCTCCAGCGCCGCAAGCGGGACCTCGCCGCCGGCGTGCTCGGCGGGGATGGGGATGAGGGTGCCCGCACCCTGACCGAGCAGGACATCCAGGAGCTGTTCACCGACACCTCTTCTTGA
- a CDS encoding D-glycerate dehydrogenase translates to MPRTLRPRVFVTRQLPGEALGRLSKQVDLSVWEEELPPPPEALLAEAARADGLVTLLTDRVDARLLASAPHLRAVSNVAVGYDNIDVRACTERRVAVGNTPGALTETSADFAFALILGLARRVAEADAYVRAGHWRTWSPSLLLGTDVYGATLGIVGPGAIGSAVARRARGFGMRILYVGREARPALEAETGAVRVDKATLLAEADILSLHVPLTPATRHWVGREELAAMKPGALLVNTARGGVVDPDALVEALRDGRLGGAALDVTDPEPLPPDSPLMTLPNVLLAPHIASASHATRGRMASMAVDNLLAALEGRRPPHCVNPEVFP, encoded by the coding sequence ATGCCCCGGACCCTCCGCCCCCGAGTCTTCGTCACTCGACAGCTCCCCGGAGAGGCCCTCGGGCGACTGAGCAAGCAGGTAGACCTCTCCGTCTGGGAGGAGGAGCTGCCGCCCCCACCCGAGGCCCTCCTGGCCGAGGCCGCCCGCGCCGACGGCCTCGTCACCTTGTTGACGGACCGTGTGGATGCCCGCCTGCTTGCCTCCGCCCCCCACCTGCGGGCGGTCAGCAACGTGGCTGTTGGCTACGACAACATTGACGTTCGAGCCTGTACGGAGCGCCGCGTCGCGGTAGGAAATACCCCAGGCGCCCTCACCGAGACGTCGGCCGATTTCGCATTCGCGCTGATTCTGGGACTCGCACGGCGGGTCGCGGAGGCGGACGCATACGTCCGGGCCGGCCACTGGCGGACCTGGAGCCCCAGCCTCCTCCTGGGAACGGATGTGTACGGCGCGACGCTGGGAATCGTCGGCCCGGGGGCCATCGGCTCGGCGGTGGCCCGACGGGCCCGAGGCTTCGGGATGCGCATCCTCTACGTGGGGCGGGAGGCCCGGCCCGCGCTGGAGGCGGAGACGGGCGCCGTCCGGGTGGACAAGGCCACGCTGCTCGCGGAGGCGGACATCCTCAGCCTGCATGTGCCCCTGACACCCGCCACCCGACACTGGGTGGGGCGCGAGGAGCTGGCCGCGATGAAGCCCGGGGCGCTGCTCGTCAACACCGCGCGGGGCGGCGTCGTGGACCCGGACGCACTCGTCGAGGCCCTGCGGGATGGCCGCCTGGGCGGCGCGGCCCTGGACGTGACGGACCCGGAGCCCCTTCCACCGGACAGCCCGCTGATGACGCTGCCCAACGTCCTGCTCGCGCCCCACATCGCCAGCGCCTCCCACGCCACCCGGGGCCGCATGGCCTCCATGGCGGTGGACAACCTCCTGGCCGCGCTCGAGGGACGGCGGCCTCCCCACTGCGTCAACCCCGAGGTCTTCCCATGA
- a CDS encoding adenine phosphoribosyltransferase, whose product MTQPVASLSDTTLVADLQARLRDVPDFPKPGIVFKDITPVLADPRLFGRVINAMSAPFRGQHITKVVGVEARGFLLGAPIALALDAGFVPARKPGKLPHRSVVERYSLEYGADGVEMHEDAILQGERVLVVDDVLATGGTAEATAKLVKRLGGELVGFSFLISLDFLEGPQRLGRDKVTTLLTF is encoded by the coding sequence ATGACCCAGCCTGTCGCCAGCCTCTCCGACACCACGCTCGTCGCCGACCTCCAGGCCCGCCTGCGCGACGTGCCGGACTTCCCCAAGCCCGGCATCGTCTTCAAGGACATCACCCCCGTCCTCGCGGACCCGCGCCTGTTCGGCCGCGTCATCAACGCCATGTCCGCGCCCTTCCGGGGACAGCACATCACCAAGGTCGTCGGCGTGGAGGCCCGAGGCTTCCTCCTGGGAGCGCCCATCGCGCTCGCGCTCGACGCGGGCTTCGTCCCCGCGCGCAAGCCCGGCAAGCTGCCCCACCGCTCCGTCGTGGAGCGCTACTCGCTGGAGTACGGCGCGGACGGCGTGGAGATGCACGAGGACGCCATCCTCCAGGGTGAGCGGGTGCTGGTGGTGGACGACGTGCTCGCCACCGGCGGCACGGCGGAGGCGACGGCGAAGCTGGTGAAGCGACTGGGCGGTGAGCTCGTCGGGTTCAGCTTCCTCATCAGCCTCGACTTCCTCGAAGGCCCCCAGCGACTGGGCCGCGACAAGGTGACCACCCTGCTGACGTTCTGA
- a CDS encoding alpha/beta hydrolase — protein sequence MPEVRASDGVRIRYDDVGQGDTPLLFIPAWCSGRDVFRTLVPRCAERHRVLCVDLRGHGDSERGTGDFDSGTVLDDLLAVLKASGARRVVPVCIATAGYWAVDLHREWGPRRVPHLVLLDWLVTEPPAAFASLLRGLMSERWGRARDELLETWAHGVEHPDVLRTLRVDMREVPEEMWARAAREITASQARHGTPLRALAGLSPAPTTLHLYAQPDTREYLEEQVAFSATHPWFHVMKLPSVSHLPSLEVPDLVAAGIDALVSGQRTTLRTGPHVGSDSQD from the coding sequence ATGCCCGAGGTGCGCGCGAGCGACGGGGTCCGCATCCGCTACGACGACGTGGGCCAGGGCGATACCCCGCTGCTCTTCATCCCCGCCTGGTGCTCAGGGCGAGACGTCTTTCGCACCCTCGTGCCTCGCTGCGCCGAGCGCCACCGCGTCCTCTGTGTCGACCTGCGAGGCCACGGCGATTCGGAGCGAGGCACCGGGGACTTCGACAGCGGCACGGTGCTCGATGACCTGCTCGCGGTGCTGAAGGCCAGCGGCGCGCGACGGGTGGTACCGGTCTGCATCGCCACGGCGGGCTACTGGGCCGTGGACCTCCACCGGGAATGGGGCCCGCGGCGAGTGCCCCACCTCGTGCTCCTGGACTGGCTCGTCACCGAGCCGCCTGCCGCCTTCGCCTCCCTCCTGCGCGGCCTCATGTCCGAGCGCTGGGGGCGCGCACGCGACGAGCTGCTCGAGACCTGGGCCCACGGCGTGGAGCACCCGGACGTCCTGCGCACCCTTCGCGTGGACATGCGCGAGGTCCCCGAGGAGATGTGGGCTCGCGCCGCGCGGGAAATCACGGCGAGCCAGGCGCGACACGGCACTCCGCTGCGCGCACTCGCGGGCCTGAGCCCCGCGCCCACCACGCTGCACCTGTATGCCCAGCCCGACACGCGGGAGTACCTGGAGGAGCAGGTCGCCTTCAGCGCGACCCACCCGTGGTTCCACGTCATGAAGCTGCCCTCGGTCAGCCACCTGCCTTCGCTCGAGGTGCCGGACCTCGTCGCGGCGGGCATCGACGCCCTGGTCTCCGGACAGCGGACCACCCTGCGGACAGGCCCGCACGTCGGCTCGGACTCCCAGGACTGA